A genomic segment from Deltaproteobacteria bacterium encodes:
- a CDS encoding 3-phosphoglycerate dehydrogenase, translating to MRALVTASFDDAAKARLARHMEVVHEDWKERRSIYFDGAEFARRIREVGADVLIVEADLVHAEVLEAVPLKMIGCCRGDPVNIDLELATRKGIPVFHAPGRNADAVADLTLAFLLMLARHLGPVHDAFRAGGVRITGAGDFLALYNRFTGVELGGRTVGLVALGAVGREVAARLLPFKARVLAYDPYVADPPPGVELCPLDDLLRRSDFVSLHAPVTPESRNLVSRERLALMKPTAYFVNTARAALTDEDALYAMLRDGRLAGAALDVLAEEPLQPDNRFLGLPNVIVTPHIGGATVDVTRHQSEIVVDAIERHLRGERPRWIANPAVLERGT from the coding sequence ATGCGGGCCCTCGTCACGGCGAGCTTCGACGACGCTGCCAAGGCGCGCCTCGCGCGCCACATGGAGGTGGTGCACGAGGACTGGAAGGAGCGCCGGTCGATCTACTTCGACGGCGCCGAGTTCGCCCGGCGCATCCGCGAGGTCGGCGCCGACGTGCTCATCGTGGAGGCGGACCTGGTGCACGCCGAGGTCCTGGAGGCGGTACCGCTCAAGATGATCGGCTGCTGCCGCGGCGACCCGGTCAACATCGACCTCGAGCTGGCGACGCGGAAGGGCATCCCCGTCTTCCACGCCCCGGGACGCAACGCCGATGCGGTCGCCGACCTGACGCTCGCGTTCCTCCTGATGCTCGCCCGCCACCTGGGACCGGTGCACGACGCCTTCCGCGCGGGTGGGGTGCGGATCACGGGCGCGGGCGACTTCCTCGCCCTCTACAACCGCTTCACCGGCGTCGAGCTGGGGGGGCGTACGGTCGGCCTGGTGGCGCTGGGCGCCGTGGGGCGCGAGGTGGCGGCGCGCCTCCTCCCTTTCAAGGCGCGGGTCCTGGCCTACGACCCGTACGTCGCGGACCCGCCGCCGGGGGTCGAGCTGTGCCCGCTCGACGACCTCCTCCGCCGCTCCGACTTCGTCTCCCTGCACGCGCCGGTCACGCCCGAGAGCCGCAACCTCGTCTCGCGCGAGCGCCTCGCCCTCATGAAGCCCACCGCGTACTTCGTCAACACGGCGCGCGCCGCGCTCACGGACGAGGACGCGCTCTACGCGATGCTGCGGGACGGCCGGCTCGCCGGCGCGGCGCTCGACGTGCTGGCCGAGGAGCCGCTTCAGCCCGACAACCGCTTCCTCGGGCTCCCCAACGTGATCGTCACGCCGCACATCGGCGGCGCGACCGTCGACGTGACCCGCCACCAGAGCGAGATCGTCGTGGACGCGATCGAACGGCACCTGCGCGGCGAGCGCCCGCGCTGGATTGCGAACCCGGCCGTGCTCGAGCGCGGGACCTGA
- a CDS encoding TetR/AcrR family transcriptional regulator, producing MAKSALDKAREAPGSTKARILAAAEEVFAVKGFQGASTREIAARAGVNISSLHYHWESKETLYFTVFRNIYDRIVDLLRDTLAPLLARQDARESAIDATMRELFDFFADNPNVPKLLMRRIVENEEIELGIERDILAPAWSVFSTLVGRLRRRTLDDDELRLFMLSMHSVLLVYLLDSRSYQSLLGGSVRSGQLREQVRRHVTQLVHRLLAA from the coding sequence GTGGCCAAGTCGGCGCTCGACAAGGCGCGAGAGGCGCCGGGATCCACGAAGGCGCGCATTCTCGCCGCCGCCGAGGAGGTCTTCGCGGTCAAGGGCTTTCAGGGGGCGTCGACGCGGGAGATCGCCGCGCGCGCCGGCGTCAACATCTCGAGCCTGCACTACCACTGGGAGTCGAAGGAGACGCTCTACTTCACGGTTTTCCGCAACATCTACGACCGGATCGTCGACCTGCTGCGCGACACGCTCGCGCCGCTCCTCGCGCGCCAGGACGCGCGCGAGTCCGCCATCGATGCGACCATGCGGGAGCTCTTCGACTTCTTCGCCGACAACCCGAACGTGCCGAAGCTCCTCATGCGCCGCATCGTGGAGAACGAGGAGATCGAGCTCGGCATCGAGCGCGACATCCTGGCCCCGGCGTGGAGCGTCTTCTCGACCTTGGTCGGGCGGCTCAGGCGGCGCACGCTCGACGACGACGAGTTGCGGCTGTTCATGCTCTCGATGCACTCGGTGCTGCTCGTCTACCTGCTCGACAGCCGCTCCTACCAGAGCCTCCTCGGCGGTAGTGTGCGGAGCGGGCAGCTGCGCGAGCAGGTGCGGCGCCACGTGACCCAGCTCGTCCACCGCCTGCTCGCCGCCTGA
- a CDS encoding response regulator transcription factor encodes MAKIRVLLVDDHTVVRQGLRRILETDDEIEIVGETGDGRSAVEMAQRMHPNIVVMDIALPELNGIEATRQIMKRNEGARVLILTMHSDDVCVRQSLKAGARGYLLKDSEDLDLLKAVKAIGRGGSFFSPAVSKVLLEGYLGDAGGQDVEDNLALLTDREREVLQLIAEGKTNKEIATVLTVSINTVETHRKHIMEKLDLHNTAEIVRFAVRKKIVH; translated from the coding sequence ATGGCCAAGATCCGCGTGCTGCTCGTCGATGACCACACGGTGGTGCGCCAAGGCCTGCGCCGCATCCTCGAGACCGACGACGAGATCGAGATCGTGGGCGAGACCGGCGACGGGCGCAGTGCCGTCGAGATGGCGCAGCGCATGCACCCGAACATCGTGGTGATGGACATCGCGCTGCCCGAGCTGAACGGCATCGAGGCGACGCGCCAGATCATGAAGCGCAACGAGGGCGCCCGGGTGCTCATCCTGACCATGCACTCCGACGACGTGTGCGTGCGGCAGAGCCTCAAGGCCGGCGCACGCGGCTACCTGCTCAAGGACTCGGAAGACCTGGATCTCCTGAAGGCCGTGAAGGCGATCGGCCGCGGCGGCTCGTTCTTCAGCCCGGCGGTCTCGAAGGTGCTGCTCGAGGGCTACCTCGGCGACGCGGGCGGGCAGGACGTCGAGGACAACCTCGCGCTCTTGACCGACCGCGAGCGCGAGGTGCTGCAGCTCATCGCCGAGGGGAAGACCAACAAGGAGATCGCGACCGTCCTCACCGTGAGCATCAACACGGTGGAGACCCACCGCAAGCACATCATGGAGAAGCTCGACCTCCACAACACGGCCGAGATCGTGCGCTTCGCGGTGCGGAAGAAGATCGTCCACTAG
- a CDS encoding lipid A biosynthesis acyltransferase — protein MTVPAGRMPATHAPRRRPGARPRGTPKRHRGRARMRLEYVALRVVMGLLGALPLSLALRLGELGALLAYALDLPHRRIGMVNLGIAFPERPLRERRRILRHSFLNLGRMAAELAHLPRLSDHQLRGMVRFEDEAWWEQAIGWERSTGVLVLSGHFGNWELLVFAQGRRGHPVHMVHRTIANALVDRWLSGLRRRAGTRMIRKSDGAGGVLQALHERGLLVLPIDQNSTRGLGVFVDFFGLPASTNSGMARIALRTDAPIVPAFIVREGRSARHRVHVLPILQVERTGEPSEDVRRNTQRFTAVVEDMVRRHPEQWLWMHRRWKTRPPGEPRLY, from the coding sequence ATGACGGTTCCGGCCGGACGCATGCCGGCCACGCATGCGCCGCGGCGTCGGCCCGGGGCTCGGCCGCGGGGCACGCCAAAGCGGCATCGGGGGCGGGCGCGCATGCGCCTGGAGTACGTGGCGCTGCGCGTCGTGATGGGGCTGCTCGGCGCCCTGCCGCTCTCCCTGGCGCTCCGCCTGGGCGAGCTGGGCGCGCTGCTGGCCTACGCGCTCGACCTGCCCCACCGGCGGATCGGCATGGTGAACCTCGGCATCGCGTTTCCGGAGCGGCCCCTCCGTGAGCGGCGCCGCATCCTGCGTCACTCGTTCCTGAATCTCGGCCGCATGGCCGCCGAGCTGGCCCATCTGCCCCGGCTCTCGGACCACCAGCTGCGGGGCATGGTCCGCTTCGAGGACGAGGCGTGGTGGGAGCAGGCGATCGGCTGGGAGCGGAGCACCGGCGTCCTCGTCCTGAGCGGGCACTTCGGCAACTGGGAGCTCCTGGTCTTCGCGCAGGGGCGGCGCGGCCACCCGGTCCACATGGTGCACCGCACGATCGCCAATGCGCTCGTCGACCGCTGGCTCTCCGGGCTGCGCCGCCGCGCGGGGACGCGCATGATTCGCAAGAGCGACGGCGCGGGCGGGGTGCTCCAGGCCCTCCACGAGCGCGGTCTGCTCGTGCTCCCCATCGACCAGAATTCGACCCGGGGGCTCGGGGTGTTCGTCGACTTCTTCGGCCTGCCGGCGAGCACGAACAGCGGCATGGCCCGCATCGCGCTGCGCACCGACGCGCCCATCGTGCCGGCCTTCATCGTGCGCGAGGGCCGGAGCGCCCGCCACCGCGTGCACGTGCTCCCCATCCTCCAGGTGGAGCGCACGGGCGAGCCCAGCGAGGACGTCCGCCGGAACACGCAGCGCTTCACCGCCGTCGTCGAGGACATGGTCCGCCGCCACCCCGAGCAGTGGCTGTGGATGCACAGGCGCTGGAAGACGCGCCCGCCGGGCGAGCCGCGCCTCTACTGA
- a CDS encoding cold-shock protein, whose amino-acid sequence MAQGKVKWFNSQKGYGFITTDEGEDVFVHYSAIAGSGFRSLDEGQRVTFEVTQGPKGLQAANVSKVA is encoded by the coding sequence GTGGCGCAGGGCAAGGTCAAGTGGTTCAACAGCCAGAAGGGTTACGGGTTCATCACCACTGACGAGGGGGAGGACGTCTTCGTCCACTACTCGGCGATCGCCGGTTCCGGCTTTCGCAGCCTCGATGAGGGGCAGCGGGTCACGTTCGAGGTCACGCAAGGGCCGAAGGGCCTCCAGGCGGCCAACGTCAGCAAGGTCGCCTGA
- a CDS encoding c-type cytochrome has product MEVNRMPRLRRALGRALVALAVVETGWLSYPAVRVRLFALEETPARRGQRLAAELGCFSCHGPGGGGGTKNPGSEEGTVPAFTERTQMMYVKTTDDLREYVLDGAPRRKREDPDYRARVEKAALRMPAYRSFVTAAQVDDLVAYLRAASGQILPDEALAQRGAELASDLGCFACHGPLGAGGVRNPGSFKGYVPGFWGADFDDLVRSEEELRSWIARGELARVSEHPIGGRFFKRQAIRMPAFQRFIPEMDVDALAAYVRWIRAGTWRPLIR; this is encoded by the coding sequence ATGGAAGTGAACCGGATGCCCCGGCTGCGCCGCGCGCTCGGGCGAGCGCTCGTTGCCCTGGCGGTGGTCGAGACGGGCTGGCTCTCCTATCCGGCCGTGCGTGTCCGGCTGTTCGCGCTCGAGGAGACGCCGGCGCGGCGCGGGCAGCGGCTGGCGGCCGAGCTGGGGTGCTTCTCGTGCCACGGACCGGGCGGCGGCGGCGGGACGAAGAACCCGGGCAGCGAGGAGGGGACGGTGCCCGCGTTCACCGAGCGCACGCAGATGATGTACGTGAAGACGACCGACGACCTCCGCGAGTACGTGCTCGACGGCGCGCCGCGCCGCAAGCGCGAGGATCCCGACTACCGCGCGCGGGTGGAGAAGGCAGCGCTCCGCATGCCGGCCTACCGGAGCTTCGTGACCGCCGCGCAGGTCGACGACCTGGTCGCCTACCTGCGCGCCGCCTCGGGGCAGATCCTGCCCGACGAAGCGCTGGCGCAGCGGGGCGCCGAGCTGGCGAGCGACCTCGGCTGCTTCGCCTGCCACGGCCCGCTCGGCGCCGGGGGGGTGCGGAACCCGGGCTCGTTCAAGGGCTACGTGCCCGGCTTCTGGGGCGCCGACTTCGACGACCTGGTGCGCAGCGAGGAAGAGCTGCGCAGCTGGATCGCCAGGGGCGAGCTCGCGCGGGTCTCCGAGCACCCGATCGGCGGCCGGTTCTTCAAGCGGCAGGCGATCAGGATGCCCGCCTTCCAGCGCTTCATCCCCGAGATGGACGTGGATGCGCTCGCCGCCTACGTGCGCTGGATCCGGGCAGGCACCTGGCGGCCGCTGATTCGCTAG